The Camelus bactrianus isolate YW-2024 breed Bactrian camel chromosome 1, ASM4877302v1, whole genome shotgun sequence genome segment caaaCATATATTCTTTATGCAATCCACTCATTCCTCTAGTCCAGATACTCTAAATGTTATCCTTGGAATCGAAGATCATCAGAAAGCTGTGTGCCTGGGACTGCATTTTAGTCACTTGTAGAGGTACTTTTTTAGTGAATTACACAAAATTCTTTCCCTACGTGCTTACATTAAGGAACAGCTAAATAAAATCCCTATAGAACAAAGCTATATTTATTGCAGAGAAGTAAAGAATGTTTCACAACTTCATAGTGTACTCtctatggaaacacagaagaaacttcttgCAGGCCTCAATACTTAAAGAATAACTATTCTTATCTGTTCCAAGTAGtttcccctttttccttttctgtaaaatatggATACTGCAATTTATGCACATAGTTTTGCAATCTCCCACTTCTGATGACTGCCAGAGCTCAGAGCAAAATTAGTGGTCCATCTTTCTAATAGGATATTATGATATCTCCTTGGGACACTGAACTTACTCCTGGTTTAATCTTTTTGTCTTCCTTCCCAATTCCTTGTATTATCTTACCTTGAAAAATTGTTCATATCTTTATATGCTACCTCAAATCATTTTGAGAATGAAGTGagtacagataaacaaaaaggtacCTCTTGAGATTTGCTCTCCAGCCGTTAGGCAGGAATTACCTAAGTGATTCACTGGATTATGGGAGAGTCCTAAGAAAGTTTGGACAGATATGAAAACTCTGGAATGTTTTCAGAATTGTTTGTTACACACTAGTAGAATACCCTAGGCTAATTCCTTGCCACTCAGACCCTCATGTGTTATTTGGGAAACTCCCCCTTGACTAAGTAAAGAAGAGAACCAAAGTAACCTAAACTCCTTTCACATCCAGCTCATCTCTGGGGTGGTCCTGAGGGAAGTGTAGTATAAGCAGAGGTGACAAACTGATGGCCTAGGCTGAATATTTAAACTGATAGTGATTGAAGTAAGTTATTGCATATGCAGCCAGTGACTGAGAGACCAGAAACATCAACGCTCATGAGACAGACTGAGAACAAGATATGTGGAAAAGGAAAGAGTTGATGGACAGTTAGTAATACATTCAGTTAGCATGCAGAAGGGCCTCAGCAGACTGTAGCAGACCCTGTATGCAATATTGCTGAGGCAGACTGTCGGGCCTTCACATGATTTACACCCTTGCCTAGGCTTTATGATTTACTCATGGCAGATGTAAAAGCCTCAGTCTCAAAAGTTCCTATAATCCCTATATAACAATTTTACAAAATGGAGAACACAGTGTTCTCAATAACAAGCACACATACAGAGAATGCCCATCAATTGTTTATCTACCATATAATTAACTACCCTTATGCTAAAAACCATGCGAAGTATGAACAAGTAGGAGATATGACACTTACTTACCAGAAGTTTGCAATTTAattggggaaataaaaaacaatggtatagaaattaaacacacacacccccatacaCATCAAGGCAATATGGGACAATGAAAAGAGAAGCACTAGGGAAGCACAAACAGAAGGTAATGGACAATCAAGTGACCCAGAAATGTAACCAGAGGATTTATGCTCTGGGGCGACCTTTGAAGAGTGGGAAATATTTgcccaaaaaaggaaaatggagaggaCATTTTGGTTGAGAGATTAGTAATGTGGGTAAGCAGGAAGTACTGGATATGACTACTGCAGAGTGAGTAGATCAGTTTGGCTGAAATGAAGACTATGAGGAGGAAAGCAGTAAAAGGGAAGGCTGGAAAGAGGCAAATACAAATTATAGGGTCTTAAAAACCAGACTAAGAGGTTTCAATTCTAAACCTGCTCTAAAGctagaacaatttttaaaggttattgaACAGTGCAGTACTAAAGTCATTTCAGAAAGTCTATTCAGAAATGATATATACAATGTATTGAAGGGGTAACAAACTGGGAGCAGCAGTATTACAAGGGTAAGGTGTTAGGAACTTATCCTAAGATGTTgaggatggaaagaaaaaagaaatatttgaggcACATTGcaaataaagaaatgacagaccttgatgattaaatgaaataaaattacgAGCCTTAGGGAACAGAAGAACATTACTATgatttatatagaaataaaatgctgGCTTGGCTTATAAATATCCtgcaaacaaaaatgtaaaacagcagTTGAGAGACAAAGTTTAGTCCCTAGTGTTTAAACAGATAAGAATAGTAAAGCAATTCACTGAATGAAACATAGCTAATTCAGAATCTATCCTAACAGTGTTCAGGAAAAAGAGTTCGACTTAGAAGATAATCATCACCTGGGTGCTATAAATTAGAGCTTTGAGGTATACACTGTCCGATAAAAGTCTTTTGCACTTGCATTCTGAAAGTGATGACAAAAGGTTAAGCTCCTGGGACAAAGTTAGCTAagtttaaactattttaaaaatataaacaaatatgccTACATTGCATTGATGTCAAAACCACAGCTGAAATGGGGGACTTTGTTCagattataaaaggaaaaagactctataaatattcaatattaaatgTAACATGAATGAACACATTacctacaaagaaaaagaaaattttgcatAAGATTTTACAGTTAGGAAGAATGATCTTATCCCTTAAGGTTAATCTTCAAAACTAGAATTTTCATATTctagatttaaaaatagaaaatcgaGCCTTTGAAGCTCAATTTATTTCCTATTTGGGCTTAAGTACATGCCCTTGACAGAGTTAAGAGATCGTCTTTAAAGTGAAGAGAGTAACGTCACAAAGTAGAATCCCCTGACAACCTGGCTGAATGCATATATATAGTTTCAGCTTTTGCCTCTAAATCTTGATGACCTAGatgttttcaggaaaaaaagacctGGAGTAAAGTCTGGATTCTAATAGAAGCAGCACAATTTTAGCATGAAAGATCTCCTTATCCTTCTCTCAGATTAAAGAAAAGTTGGGTAATTAAAGGGAAGTGGATAAATGGTTCAATCTGCAAATAAAGCTTTACTATAgtcatttatacttttttttttgacaaattagGGCTGAGTTATACATAAATACGAGATAAGCTGAGTCTTCTTTACCCTTAATTCTACCAGATTTTGCTAAACTGTCACCTAAGAAGGGACTAAGTGATCCTGAAACTTTCATTCAATTAAACTATTACAAATTCTGCACACATTTATACATgcatgtataaattatataaaatagttCTCTATCTCCTACCCCATCTACTTTTATAACCAATGGAGGGTTTTATGCAAAGgaaatctgtaatttttttaaaacagcaatggcagatttaaagtaatttaaataatgtttctgtTTCTCCAAGATCAAACCTATGGGATATGCCCAGATCATAtgtataaaaatgtgtttatccttttctataaaaatgaaaatcaatttaAAGAAAGGTTCAAAAACTCTCTAACGAAGATTGGAAAGAGAAAACTAGACACTTACTAGCCGGTCTCTGTCATTTTGGAGAGATGACATAgctttttttaaactctgtaCTTCAGCTGGGTTGGTTGCAGGCTGGGCTGCAGACCTCTGCTTCCCTTCCTCTGATTTGCGGAATTTCTCCAGTTCATTCAACAGGCGATCTCTCTCGTTCTGCAGACTGGCCATAGCTTTGGAAAAGGACTGCACTTGATTGTAAGAATCTTCTAGTTGTGAGGACAAGTGAAGCAGCTGCTCATCTTTGGATAGAAGCTGTTGGTTAAGTTTCTCAAGGTGAGGCAAGCTGCTATCCTCAGTGGAGTTCACTGGAAATGCAGCTTTAGCAACAAgaacatctctctctctgtttaaAAGGCCCTGTGCTTCTCGCAGCTGTGCCAACTCCTTCAGACTGGAGTCGTGTTTCCTTCTCAGTTCATCAAGCTCCTCATGGGCATGATCTCTACTATTCTGTAGGGAACTCATAGACCTTCCAAAAGACTGGATTTGTGCTGtgagatctttattttctttggtgacCATGAGTAATTTCTGTTCCATCTCCACCAGATCTCTTGCTAGCTCTGCCACTCTCTCTTCTGCTGTTTCAGTTTCATTTCGCATTATCCCTGCATCATGATGGAGGTGCTTTAATTCTTTCTTTAGTTTATCTTCAatttcacctaccttcttggcaGCATCCTTCTGAACATGAACCAGTTCCTCTTCCAGTTCTGTAATTCTCTTCTGAGAGGAGGAAAGGGTAGTAGTTAACTTCTGTACCTCTTCTTCTTTAACTTTCAATTGGGCCTGAAATATTCCTAAAGTACCCTCTTCTTGCAAGGCTGTCAATTGTTTCTTTAGTTGGGATATAGACCCTTTCAAGTTCTCAATCTCTTTTGATAAACCTTGTTTCTCCTCCTGTAGGACAAGAGAGGACCTCTGAAGATCCTCCTTTGCTTCTTCAGACTCCTTGAGCTTTTCTTCTAATTTAGCATATTCACTTTTCAGCTCCTTAGTTTGCTGAAGTTGAGCTTCAAGGAGCTGCTTTTGCTGACAATCTTTTCTGGATATAACTTGGTTCAGGTCCTCTCTGTATTGGATCAGCTCTGCATCTAGCTTGGCATTCTCAGAATTGAGATCATCCATATGACTTCTTAAGCTTCGAATTTCTTCCTTAAGCCTATTATTCTCAGTAGCAGCATCTTGGATGAGTTGGTCTTTCTCCAAGATCACGGAGAGGTGTCGCTCTTCCAGCTTTTGGTAGTCACCTACTATGCGGTCTCGGTCATCCTGGAGAGAAGACATGGACTTTACGAAGGAACTCAACTGAGCCTTCTGCTGCATGTTctcttttttcatgtttttcagtGTTTCCATAAGCTGATTGGTTTTGTCAACAGCTTTTTTGTTCTCCTCTTCTAAGACAgtattctcctcttcctcctgagaCAGCAGATTTTCTaactctttaatttctttatcatGCTGTTGATGTAGTTCAGCAACAGCTACTTGGATTGCCTGCTCCTTGGCAGAAAGCAGGCTTATAATCTTCTGCTCTttcatgtttatttcttcatGCAGCCTACTGGTCAGTTGTTTGGAGGCCTGAAGATCAGTCTCTAGTTGTTCATAACTGAACTTACAATTTTGGATATCAGCCTCTTGCTGCTTTATGATCCcttccaaattttctttattttccttatatttttctaaagagtTATTTAAATCAGTCAACTGGTCTCTGAGAATCTTAAGTTCAGATTCCAACTTAGCTAATTCATCCTGAGAATTATGGTATAGATGTCGAGTCTCTTCTAGCTGGGACAAAAGTTCTTTGTTTTCCCCCTGTAGAGTATCACAGACCTTCTGTTGAAGCTGGACCTCCGTCTGGGCTTTGGATTCCCAAGTCTGTTTGTCATGTTCAAGCCTGGAAAAACAGGTCATTAATTACAGATTTCAAGGGAAAAGTACTTGCTGTCTAAAGAACACATACTACAACATGTACTCAGATCTGCCAATGAACAAATATTCATAATTGAAGGTGTTCGTCTTTTTAATAGAGATATTAGTTCTACTGAATGCTTTGTACTAAAGGCATATTGCACCTAAGAATTCACATATTTAAATCATAAACTCCAAAGTATCTTGCTAATTTAGTGACAAAGCTTGGGACACTCTGAAAAGTGTCCCAAATTTGGGTTTACTTTGCTTTACACAAGATATTGTCTGGCCTATTAAAAGAATAATCTTGGAATGAGAGACAATGAGGAAAACTCTCTCAGAGCAGAAGgattctaataaaaatgaaagaatgcaaAGTGTGGGGGACATTGTCAGTTCTCAAGTTTGAAAAGTGATGTAAAATTGGAGTTTGAGGAAAATACCTCTAGCAGGTATATGCAGTATGAATTGATGTGGAAtgtggggaagaaaaaagaggcaATCATTTCAGAGGCTAAGGCAATAATTTGGGGAGTACAATCATTTGTACCATGGTAAAACATTCCGACATGgataatggaaatggaaatgagaagaaagggagaaatctAAGAGATCTCTCAATAGAAAGATGGGAAGAGAAGCAGATGTGAATTTTTCATCTTAGTACAAGTTGTAACAAAAAGTAATTCGCTGCCCCCTccaaaaaatgggggggggggagagtcAGAAGTGAGAGAGAATATATCTTCTGGGGAAATTTAAACCAACATTAGTTCCATAATACTAAAGGGAATAGAAATAGTTTAAATAGAGACTTCTTTTGCCTTCAATTACTTTGGAAGTGTAAACAATAAGTTTCATTTACCTAGAAATGTTGATCTTCAATTCCTCCATATGGATGGACATCTGTCTAAGCTGATCCTTTAGAACACTGCAATTCTCCTCTTTAAGTCgaatttcttcttctttggttTGAATAGCATCACTGAACTTCCTCTCCCATTTCTTGGCTTCATCTATCACCCTGTCCCGATCGTCCTGGAGGGAAGACATGCTCTTAGTGAAAGCTGCAAGCTGGGCCACAGTACTATCCAAGTTTTCCTGAAGTTGCTTAACTTCCCTGTCTTTCTTGTTCAAAGTAAACTGAATCTCTCCAAATGTCTCTTCTAAGTGGACTTTTTCTCTACTCAAAGCATCCAGTTTCTCTTGCATattcttcttctctttcaggtGTTTCTCTTCTACCTGCTCCAGTCTCCGCTCAAGATCttcatctttttgtttcatttggctTTTAACTGATTCTTTATTTGACTGAAGCTCCTTTTTCAACTTGAGATTGTCTGCTAGGACCCTTGCTGCTTCACTTTGAGTATCATCGAGCAGTACTTTGAAGCTAGCTAATTCTGTTTCTGCCTTCTTGCGCTGCTCATTGGTTTGAGCCAGGTTTTCTTTGGTTATTTCTAAATCTTTTTGGGACTCAGTCTGAACAAATTCTAGGGCCTTAACAGTTCTCTCCAGAGCACTTATTTTCTCTTGGTACCTGATGCAATCCTTCTGCAGCTGCTTTACCTCTTGCTGTTTTTCCTTTAACAGCTCCTGAAGTTCCTTTGCATGGCTCTTATTGCCAGGCCCTTTCTGAGCACCTTGTATTTTCTCCATATATTCCTTTCGTATTTCTGATTCCACCTTAGTTTTCTCCTTGACTAACTGCTGCTTTTCTTCTTCCAATTCACTCACACACTTTTTAAGGTTCTGCATTTCAGATTCTAGAAGCTCATTTTTTATTTGGGCATCTGTAACATCCTGATAATAATTCCCAATGCTTCCATTAAGTTCTGCTAATTGATTCATAAGCCTTTCTTCCAAatcatctttctcttcttctgctgTCTGCTTTAGCTTGGTAACTCTGGCAAGTTCTTCTTGGATTTGCTCATTTAACAGGttcattttgtttacttcttCCTGAAGCATTTTTAGTTCATCATCCTTTGCTGCTTTCTGACTCAATAAAGCATCTCTCTCATTTTCTAAAGTTTGGCTAAATTCCCTGTctttctgcttctcctcctctAATTCAGTAATTCTTTCTTTGAGCTGATCAATCTGCTGTAAGTAGTTATTAATTTCATCATGTAAGCTGACATTCTCACGTATATCAACCCTGGCACTGTTCTCTGACAGAACGGATTCTGAATTTTCAGGCCTTGTGCTCATACTTGGAGAGTCTTGCTTACTAGCCTCACCTGGAACAGATCGGGTTGCCTCTTCAGTGACGTCCATTTGGTTATCATGTTTCTCAGTGGCCTCTAGGCTAGCTTTTTGGGACACAATACCTTCTATCTGATGTTTTAAATCTTGAACCTCTTCAATTAAAGAGTTCTTCTCAGTTGTTAAAGCCTCAAACTCCTTAGAAAGAGTTTTATACTCTGTTTTGACCCTTTCTAGTTCCTCCTTCAGGTCAGAATTGGAAGAAAGAAGTGCTTCCATACTATCTTTAGATGTACCTCCTGCAGGGTTCACCTCTGCTCTAAGCCGGTCATTCTCTTCTTCCAACTCTAGGATTTTCTGCTGTTTAGATTTAGCAAactttctcatcttttctttcaTCTCCTCCATTTCCTGTTCAGCTTCCTGCAactgtttttctgtctctttcttgttTGCTTCTGTGCTTCTTAACTTGCCATACAGTTCTTGCTTCTCTTGCCTCACTGTTTCCACCACATGCTGAATCCTTTCCGCCTCGTTACTAACATTCTCATAGGACTGCAGAAgaatttcatattctttctgtAACTCCTTGTGTTTCTCTTGCCACTCAGTGTTTTCTGCAATCTTAGAACACTTCAAAGACTCAAGTTCCTTCACTAAGTTTTCCTTGTCTTCAGTAAGACCCTCTAGAGCTAATTTCAGACTTTCACAAGAACCATTCAGACTTTGATTTTCCATTAAAGATCTGTCCACTTCTGTAATGAGTTTGTCTCTTTCCTCCTGAAGAAGAGCTAACTTTCCTAAGAATAcatccttttctttattttgagcagaaacttggttttccacatctGCCAGAGACTTAGTGAGATGTTCAATAGTATTTCTGGCCAAAGACAACTCCTCCTGgaggcttttgttttcttttagtgcTTCTTTTCGAGAAATAAGAGCAGCTTGCAATTTCCTCTGTATTTGTTGCTttgctttactttcttcttcagtCTCTTCTGGTTTTTGCTTCATTTCGCAGAGCTCCACCTGTAAATGCTTTATCTTCTCATCATGTTCTTTAGCTTGCATTTCCAGCTGCATGTGCAGAGCTTTCATTAAATCCTCTTGctctgttctctctgtctgtACTTTAGTAAGGGCTGCTGCTTTCTCGCTCAGCTGTCCAGAAAGGTATGTaacttcttcttcctttttgcttATGAGTTTTCGCAGTTTGTCCAGTTCAGGCTGTAATTCTCTTAAATGTTCCAGCCCAGCGATTTCTAGTTGACTGCTTTCCAGTTTCTGCCTTAGGCTTTCTGCATGGGCTTCAGCTTCACGGGACGCTGTCTTGAGACTCTGGATTTCGAAATCCTGTTTATTTATCTGCTCTTGTAACTGAAACACCTCTTCTGATTTTTCAGTCAGCTCACTTGTAGTAGAGCTGAGTTTCAATTCTAACTGTTCTTTCTCAGCCTCTGTTTCTTCCAGCTGGGTCTTAATTTGGGCAATAGCCGCATTGCCCTGCAGAGCACTTGTATCTCCAGAATGGGAGGGCCAGTCTGGGCACAAGTCAGACTCTGAAAAAGGCTGAGCAGGTTGCTGCTCTGTAGCTTTGGATAAAGGTTCTTCTAAACCTTGGGTAGGAGAGCCTGGTTCCTGCTGGCCACTGCTTGGGAATTTTCTGTCCATAGACTCCTTTACTTGACTCTGGAGTTGCCTTAGTTGGTCCCCAATGTTCTCATTTTCCTTGCTTTGCTCATCAAACTGTTCTTGCAAGCGATTATATTCATCTTTCTGTTGCTTTAGCTCCTCCCTCAGATGTCTTTCTTTCGCCTGTGCCTTTTTTAGAATCACCTTGCGAGAGGTTAATACTTCCTGTAGCTTCTTTTGAagttgttccttttctttttcaaggtctaatatttttccttccagttccGGTTTCCAGTGTTCACCACTACCTGAACCATGTGGACTGATGGCCACTGCTTCTTTTATAGGTGCTGCCGAGTCACCATCACCTGCATCCTTAGTATCTGTGGTTAACTTTTGGATAACTGCTTGGTTTTCAATGATTTCTGCTTGGAGCAAATCTATTTGGTTTGTCTTCTCTTGCAAGTTCTGATTCATCTGTTTGACCACAGCCTGTAACTGTTCTTCAGCTGCTGCCTTTTCCTCCAAATCCTTCCTTACACGCTCTAGTTCCACTTCCTTCTCAGATACTGTCTGTTTCAAAGacatttccatttcttggcaGTGAGAAGTCACACATTTTTCTaagtcttctttgttttctttatcttcctCCATTTCCTTCCTCTCACTCTCATGGAGGGGAATCTCTTTCCTGGGTTCGTCTTTCACTTTGGCCAATTCCTCCTCTAATTTGCTGACTTGCTGTAGAAGTTCCTTTCTGTTAATAAGAGCTGCCTggagttttctctttctctgctcgCTTTCTTTCTTTACAAGGTCTAATTCACGCTGAAGTTCTTCTTTACTTATTAGCCCTGCTGGATTCAACTCATCATAATTCTGTTTGATGCCagaaacaatttctttatcttcttCCACCTGCTCTTTTTTGGCCTCTTCAGCTCTGGATAATAAATTCAGCTGTTCTTTAAGGGTTTTAATTTCAACCCCAAGAGAAAACTTCTCTTCATTAAGCTGGACCATCTTCTCAGTCATACTAAAGCTGATTTCTGTCACTTGCTGATCCTTCTCCTCGATAGCTTGCTGGAGGGTTTCTACATCTTTCTTCTTCTCTAGTAAGAGTTGATCCAGTTTTGCTATTTCAAGTTCCCTCTGTGAAAGAGCCTGTGACAGTTCTTCCATCTTAGTTGAGACGTCCCTCACACGTTCCGCTCCATCAAgcacttccctttccttcttctgcAGCTGGCTTTGCAGGCTTTTGATCAAAGTACTCTGCTCGGAAAACTGAACCTGCACATCATCCAGTTCGTTCTGTAAAACTTCAATCTTCACATCTTTAGATTTAGCTTCTATGCTGAGACTGTGGATCTGTTCAGTAAGCAAGCTGCTATGAGCAGTCTGACTCTCATAGTCAAGTCTTCTTTGCCTTTCCGCTTCTGCAAGGTTCACTTCCAGTTGCTGTACCTGAGCCCTGAGTTCTGTTACCACACTAAGTTCCTTCACCTGAGAAAGGAGCTGGTCTCTTTCTTCAGACAAAGCAGTGA includes the following:
- the GOLGB1 gene encoding golgin subfamily B member 1 isoform X4, with the translated sequence MLSRLSGLANVVLHELSGDDTDENMKASLEPELPQEPDMEFNDRTQEDVLERLAYAEQLVVELKEIIREKDAQLQQKDEVLQEERKAADNKIKKLKLHAKAKLTSLNKHIEEMKAQGGTVLSAEPQSEEQLSKHDKSSTEEEMELEKIKHKLQEKEELISSLQAQLTQARAEQATQFAKSSTEMEELLIMKKQLQEKEELISALQTQLSQTQAEQAAQVVREKDARFETQVRLHEDELLQLVTQADVETEMQQKLRVLQRKLEEHEEALLGRAQVVDLLQQELTAAEQRNKILSQQLEQMEAERNTLRNTIETEKQESKILMEKMELEVAEKKLSFHNLQEEMHHLLEQLEQASQAQAELQSRYSALEQKHRAEMEEKTSHILSLQKTEQELHTACDALKDQNSSLLQEKSEQAVRSAQTIQQLEDQLQQKSEEISQFLNKPTLQNHETASQTSFPDVSNEGTQAVTEESIAFLQKRVVELENEKGALLLNSIELEELKAENEKLSSQITFLEAQKRAGEADREVSEISVVDTAGLNKSSCSTEESGQDVLENTFSQKHKELSILLLEMKEAQEEIAFLKLQLQGKRAEGDPEVLGQKETKQIECEGIPPVEMTVLLEDTGQPLPPVPDEESSLPTTEKEEQMSTKQQHRASEEISLNDAGMELKSTKQDDEDKPPSAIQDVCQCHQDELERLKGQILELEINFHKAEEIYEKSLDEKAKEIGNLTQMIEEFKKNAENTNSALTALSEERDQLLSQVKELSVVTELRAQVQQLEVNLAEAERQRRLDYESQTAHSSLLTEQIHSLSIEAKSKDVKIEVLQNELDDVQVQFSEQSTLIKSLQSQLQKKEREVLDGAERVRDVSTKMEELSQALSQRELEIAKLDQLLLEKKKDVETLQQAIEEKDQQVTEISFSMTEKMVQLNEEKFSLGVEIKTLKEQLNLLSRAEEAKKEQVEEDKEIVSGIKQNYDELNPAGLISKEELQRELDLVKKESEQRKRKLQAALINRKELLQQVSKLEEELAKVKDEPRKEIPLHESERKEMEEDKENKEDLEKCVTSHCQEMEMSLKQTVSEKEVELERVRKDLEEKAAAEEQLQAVVKQMNQNLQEKTNQIDLLQAEIIENQAVIQKLTTDTKDAGDGDSAAPIKEAVAISPHGSGSGEHWKPELEGKILDLEKEKEQLQKKLQEVLTSRKVILKKAQAKERHLREELKQQKDEYNRLQEQFDEQSKENENIGDQLRQLQSQVKESMDRKFPSSGQQEPGSPTQGLEEPLSKATEQQPAQPFSESDLCPDWPSHSGDTSALQGNAAIAQIKTQLEETEAEKEQLELKLSSTTSELTEKSEEVFQLQEQINKQDFEIQSLKTASREAEAHAESLRQKLESSQLEIAGLEHLRELQPELDKLRKLISKKEEEVTYLSGQLSEKAAALTKVQTERTEQEDLMKALHMQLEMQAKEHDEKIKHLQVELCEMKQKPEETEEESKAKQQIQRKLQAALISRKEALKENKSLQEELSLARNTIEHLTKSLADVENQVSAQNKEKDVFLGKLALLQEERDKLITEVDRSLMENQSLNGSCESLKLALEGLTEDKENLVKELESLKCSKIAENTEWQEKHKELQKEYEILLQSYENVSNEAERIQHVVETVRQEKQELYGKLRSTEANKKETEKQLQEAEQEMEEMKEKMRKFAKSKQQKILELEEENDRLRAEVNPAGGTSKDSMEALLSSNSDLKEELERVKTEYKTLSKEFEALTTEKNSLIEEVQDLKHQIEGIVSQKASLEATEKHDNQMDVTEEATRSVPGEASKQDSPSMSTRPENSESVLSENSARVDIRENVSLHDEINNYLQQIDQLKERITELEEEKQKDREFSQTLENERDALLSQKAAKDDELKMLQEEVNKMNLLNEQIQEELARVTKLKQTAEEEKDDLEERLMNQLAELNGSIGNYYQDVTDAQIKNELLESEMQNLKKCVSELEEEKQQLVKEKTKVESEIRKEYMEKIQGAQKGPGNKSHAKELQELLKEKQQEVKQLQKDCIRYQEKISALERTVKALEFVQTESQKDLEITKENLAQTNEQRKKAETELASFKVLLDDTQSEAARVLADNLKLKKELQSNKESVKSQMKQKDEDLERRLEQVEEKHLKEKKNMQEKLDALSREKVHLEETFGEIQFTLNKKDREVKQLQENLDSTVAQLAAFTKSMSSLQDDRDRVIDEAKKWERKFSDAIQTKEEEIRLKEENCSVLKDQLRQMSIHMEELKINISRLEHDKQTWESKAQTEVQLQQKVCDTLQGENKELLSQLEETRHLYHNSQDELAKLESELKILRDQLTDLNNSLEKYKENKENLEGIIKQQEADIQNCKFSYEQLETDLQASKQLTSRLHEEINMKEQKIISLLSAKEQAIQVAVAELHQQHDKEIKELENLLSQEEEENTVLEEENKKAVDKTNQLMETLKNMKKENMQQKAQLSSFVKSMSSLQDDRDRIVGDYQKLEERHLSVILEKDQLIQDAATENNRLKEEIRSLRSHMDDLNSENAKLDAELIQYREDLNQVISRKDCQQKQLLEAQLQQTKELKSEYAKLEEKLKESEEAKEDLQRSSLVLQEEKQGLSKEIENLKGSISQLKKQLTALQEEGTLGIFQAQLKVKEEEVQKLTTTLSSSQKRITELEEELVHVQKDAAKKVGEIEDKLKKELKHLHHDAGIMRNETETAEERVAELARDLVEMEQKLLMVTKENKDLTAQIQSFGRSMSSLQNSRDHAHEELDELRRKHDSSLKELAQLREAQGLLNRERDVLVAKAAFPVNSTEDSSLPHLEKLNQQLLSKDEQLLHLSSQLEDSYNQVQSFSKAMASLQNERDRLLNELEKFRKSEEGKQRSAAQPATNPAEVQSLKKAMSSLQNDRDRLLKELKNLQQQYLQINQEITELRPLKAQLQEYQDKTKTFQIMQEELRQENLSWQNELHQLRMEKNSWKIHERRMKEQYLMAISDKDQQLSHLQNLLRELRPSSQTETVKVQYQRQAPPETSASLDGSQNLVYETERLRAQLNDSLKEIHQKELRIQQLNSKFSQLLEEKNTLSIQLCDTSQSLRENQQHYSDLFNHCAVLEKQVQELQAVSEKGPLNIDVAPGAPQEKNGAHRKGDPEELREPQLSFSEAQQQLCNTKQEVNELRKLLEEERDQRVAAEAALSVAEEQIRRLEHSEWDSARSPIIGSCGTQEQALLIDLTSNSCRRTRSGAGWKRVLRSLCHSRTRVPLLAAIYFVMVHVLLILCFTGHL